A window from Bacteroidota bacterium encodes these proteins:
- a CDS encoding PAS domain S-box protein, with protein sequence MVSTKRIAINTNYRAMTNYRILLLEDSLDDTELIKRNLKKQGVVFDLVLAINKEEFVKAIEFDRFDIILADYNLPRFNAMEAFGIIKKHNMDLPFIIVSGNIGEEQAVASMKAGVHDYVFKSNMARLGQVIKREYEESLNRKENRKNQQALIKSESKYRLLVENQNELLLSFDPDFRIKYANHKYCHTFGKNLDELIGNSFFSFIHKDDVERVKKSTEKVFLPPFLAVYEERANTINGYKWFRWSINAEVEDEKVVSIIAVGQEITEIVDVLEKLEKEKERFQSMFQGAGDGIVFADSKGRVQEINLAFKKITGLKDEEVIGKSAITLIKKLIEVKQIPSFLKLVQTALKGRDITVFELPYKRKVLEISTVQTVESKNHVGIIRDVSIRKTYEKKLAESEKSLRKLTEYLQDIREKERTSIAREIHDEVGQMLTAIKMDITFLKKQVHEDNILTELENIVKLTDRTIYEVKSIITKLRPGVLDDLGLSAAIDWLVSEHNSRTSDSCKLVVDINDDEIDQIIATNVFRVIQESLTNIVRHAKATKTIVLLVKKKDHLILNITDNGIGMPKNAIESSDSFGLMGMKERILSMHGKFEIKKAKTGGTLLDIVIPF encoded by the coding sequence TTGGTTTCAACTAAACGAATTGCCATAAACACGAATTATAGAGCCATGACAAACTACCGGATATTATTGTTAGAAGACTCTCTGGACGATACTGAATTGATCAAACGAAACCTGAAAAAACAAGGTGTAGTATTTGATTTGGTGTTGGCCATTAATAAAGAGGAATTCGTAAAAGCTATTGAATTTGATCGATTTGATATTATTCTGGCTGATTATAATTTACCTCGATTTAATGCAATGGAAGCTTTTGGAATTATTAAAAAGCATAACATGGATCTTCCATTCATTATTGTTTCTGGCAATATTGGTGAGGAACAAGCTGTTGCCTCCATGAAAGCAGGAGTACATGATTATGTCTTTAAAAGCAATATGGCTCGTTTAGGTCAGGTAATTAAAAGAGAATATGAGGAGTCGTTAAATCGGAAAGAAAATAGAAAAAATCAGCAGGCATTAATAAAGAGTGAATCAAAGTATCGTTTGCTGGTTGAGAACCAAAACGAACTTTTATTAAGTTTTGATCCTGATTTTAGAATTAAGTATGCCAACCATAAGTACTGCCATACATTTGGTAAAAATTTAGATGAGTTAATCGGAAATTCGTTTTTCAGCTTTATTCATAAAGATGATGTCGAAAGGGTTAAAAAATCGACAGAAAAAGTATTTCTGCCACCGTTTTTGGCAGTTTATGAAGAAAGGGCCAACACAATAAACGGTTACAAATGGTTTCGATGGTCGATTAATGCTGAGGTAGAAGATGAAAAAGTAGTTTCTATTATTGCTGTTGGACAAGAAATAACGGAGATAGTTGACGTGTTGGAAAAGCTTGAAAAAGAAAAAGAAAGATTCCAATCGATGTTTCAGGGAGCCGGTGACGGGATTGTTTTTGCCGATTCGAAAGGAAGAGTGCAAGAAATTAATCTGGCCTTTAAAAAAATTACAGGTCTTAAGGACGAAGAGGTAATTGGAAAATCAGCAATTACATTGATTAAAAAATTAATAGAAGTCAAACAAATACCTTCTTTTTTAAAATTAGTGCAAACAGCATTGAAAGGTCGGGATATAACTGTTTTTGAATTGCCATATAAGAGGAAGGTACTTGAGATATCAACTGTTCAGACTGTTGAGTCTAAAAATCATGTAGGAATTATTCGTGATGTTAGTATCCGAAAAACATATGAAAAGAAATTAGCAGAGTCAGAAAAGTCATTAAGAAAGCTGACGGAGTATCTGCAGGATATCAGAGAAAAAGAAAGAACGTCCATTGCTCGCGAAATACATGATGAAGTTGGACAAATGCTAACAGCTATCAAAATGGATATTACTTTTCTAAAAAAGCAGGTTCACGAAGATAACATTTTGACTGAATTGGAAAATATAGTTAAACTGACTGACAGGACTATTTATGAAGTAAAATCGATTATCACCAAACTTCGGCCAGGCGTATTAGATGATTTAGGCCTATCTGCAGCCATTGACTGGCTGGTGAGTGAACACAATAGCCGAACATCTGATAGCTGTAAGTTAGTTGTAGATATTAACGATGATGAAATCGACCAAATTATTGCTACAAATGTTTTCAGGGTCATTCAGGAAAGTCTGACCAATATTGTGCGACATGCAAAAGCAACAAAAACAATTGTACTTCTTGTTAAGAAAAAAGATCATTTGATTTTAAATATTACTGACAATGGAATTGGTATGCCCAAAAACGCTATTGAGTCATCCGATTCTTTTGGATTAATGGGCATGAAGGAGCGGATTTTATCCATGCATGGAAAATTTGAAATTAAAAAAGCAAAAACAGGCGGAACATTACTGGATATTGTTATTCCCTTTTAG
- a CDS encoding response regulator, with protein MKRVLLIEDSMGDQELIKRAIRKSGFDIDVMLSDNGEHALEVLNITKKGTKQNLPQIVMLDLKIPKLSGKEVLKEIRLNSKTKMLPVVVFTSSREESDLRECYLLGANSFIRKPVNADDFNKAVDLIISYWFQLNELP; from the coding sequence GATCAGGAGTTGATTAAAAGAGCCATCCGGAAATCGGGCTTCGACATAGATGTAATGCTATCTGATAATGGAGAACATGCACTGGAAGTGCTCAATATTACTAAAAAGGGAACTAAACAAAACTTGCCACAAATAGTTATGCTCGATTTAAAGATCCCTAAACTTTCGGGAAAAGAAGTTTTGAAGGAAATACGACTGAACTCCAAGACAAAAATGCTTCCTGTTGTAGTGTTTACTTCTTCACGTGAAGAATCTGATTTACGAGAGTGTTACTTGTTAGGTGCAAATTCTTTTATCCGTAAACCCGTAAATGCGGATGATTTTAATAAAGCCGTTGATCTAATTATTAGTTATTGGTTTCAACTAAACGAATTGCCATAA